TAGGTTAGAGTGTTAGGATCGGCAATACCTGAAACGAACTGGGCATGATGCCCCGCCGTGAGGGTACATCTAAAGACGGTTGTCTCTGTCCCGCGTATGCTGGATAGTCAGCCATGATGGTTGCGAGGCTGGCAGCGATCGCTAAGATAGGATTCCAGTCGCTCGAACGTGACTTGACGGGAGCCTGCACCAGACTACGCAGAAAGCTAAACATCATGGTTAAGACTTTCCCCGGAGGCTCTTCAAGAGTTGCGGTGGGAGAATAGTCAACACGTCACGCCCCCAATCCTTGGACTGAGATGCTAGGAGGTCACCTTGTCTTTTTCATCAGACGACTTCGCTAAAGCCCTTGAGCAACACGACTACACCTTCCAGCGAGGGCAGACGGTACGTGGCAAGGTTGCGGTACATGACACGGATGGCGTCTATGTAGACGTCGGCGGTAAGGCAACGGCCTTTTTGCCTGCAGATGAGGTGTGGCTTGGATCCTTCAAAAGCTTAGATGAAATTCTGCCTATTGGAGAAGAGCGCGAATTTCTGATCATCCGTGAACAAAATGCTGATGGACAGGTCACCCTGAGTGTGCGGCAGCTGCAAATCCAGCACCGGTGGGATGAGCTGCAAGAGTTTCTCGACGATGGCCGCACCACCCAAGTGCGGGTGTCTGGGGTCAATAAGGGTGGACTGAATGTGGATGTGGATGGTCTGAGAGGGTTTGTACCCCGATCTCATCTGGTGGATAAAGGTAACCTCGAAGGTTTGGTTGGACGCTTTTTGACGGTGACGGTGCTGGAAGTAGATCGCGATCGCCGCCGCTTGGTTTTATCTGAACGCGTAGCAGCTCGGGCCGCTAGCCTCGGTCGCCTGGCCGTTGGGCAGTTGGTGGAAGGGCGCGTGGTGGGTATCAAACCCTTTGGTGTCTTTGTGGAATTTGAAGGCACCACCGGCCTGCTGCACATTAACCAAGTCAGCAAGAATTTTGTAGAATCCCTCACCACCCTCTTCATGGTGGGGCAAGATGTGAAGGCGGTGATTCTCGACCTGGATACTGTCAAAAAGCGCATTGCTTTGTCCACCAAGGTCTTAGAAAACTACCCTGGTGAAATGCTAGAAAAGCCAGCAGATGTGATGCGCGAAGCCGACGATCGTATGGAAAAAGTGCGTCAGGCCTTGCTGCAAGAGGGATTATTGGTAGATTAGTCGTCCTAGATAGCGCTCATGGCGTCAATTGCTGCTTCAAGGGCGATCGCTACATGAGTCCAATGGGTGCCTCCTTGGCAAAACACCACATAGGGCTCCCGCAGCGGCCCATCGGCAGAAAATTCGGACGTGCTACCATCAATAAACGTGCCTCCTGCCATGACAAGGTCACTCTCATAACCCGGCATTCCTGCGGGGACTGGGGTTACGTAGGAATCAATGGGTGAATGGGCCTGAATAGCCCGACAAAATGCAATAACCTTCTCTGGCGATCCAAGCTGAATAGCCTGAATGACATCCCGTCGCGGAGCCAGCGGTAGTGGGTTCACCGGATACCCCAATCGGTGAAACACATACGAGACAAGATGATTGCCTTTCATCGCCTCTCCTACCATCTGGGGAGCGAGAAACAGTCCCTGTAAGATTAAGCGATTTTGATTAAACGTTGCACCGCCTTCGAGGCCAATGCCCGGAGCCGTGAGCCGACAAGCAGCGGCTTCCACCAGCTCTGCCTTGCCAGCTACGTAGCCACCTGCCGGAACGATCGTGCCACCGGGGTTCTTGATCAGTGAGCCGGCCATCAGGTCAGCCCCCACCGCTGTGGGTTCTTGATCCTCTACGAACTCGCCGTAGCAGTTATCCACAAAGCAAATGGTATTGGGATTCTGGCGTTTGACGAGATGGACAATCGTTTCAATATCGGCGATCGCCAAGCTGGGACGCCAACTATAGCCGCAGGATCGTTGAATCAGCACTAGTCTGGTTTCGGGCCTGATGGCAGTAGCCAAGGTATCCCAATCAATCCCGCCATCCTGGGCTAGCGCCAGCTCGCGGTAGTGCACGCCAAACTCTTGGAGTGACCCCTGCCCTTGCCCGCGTAGCCCAATCACCTCTTCCAAGGTGTCATAGGGCGCACCGGCCACCGAGACCATTTCATCGCCTGGACGCAGCACGCCGTATAGGGCAGAAGCGATCGCATGGGTCCCAGATACAAACTGAACCCGTACCGCTGCCGCCTCCGCCTGCATGACCTCTGCAAAAACCCGATCAATGACTTGCCGCCCCAAATCATCGTGACCATAGCCCGTCACGCCAGCAAAGTGCTGCACCCCAACCCGGTGATGACGAAAGGCCGTCAAGACTCGTCGCAGTTTTTCCTTGACCTGGGTGTCAATTCCGGCAAAGATCTGGGATAGTGCCTGTTGTGCTTCATGCAGCTTCGCAAAGCTGTCCATAGACACCTCATTCGTTCGCATTCAATCTCATTTCTGTTTCAATAGTTAAGGTGCGCGGGTGTCGCGCACGCCGGGCCGTATCATTTTAAGCTGTGTATCGAAGAAAACTGCATGACGCTTGCCACTTCAGTAAACCTTAAACCCAACTGGCCTGTCATTTTATTTATGGCAGGTGTCCATCTACTCGCTCTGTTGGCACTGTTGCCCAGCAATTTTAGCTGGATCGCGGTGTGTTTGATGCTCGTGATGCATTTTGTGACGGGTTGCTTGGGCGTCACGCTAGGCTTCCACCGCCTCGTGACTCACCGGAGCTTTCAAGCCCCAAAATGGTTAGAGTACATCCTCGTCTTTTTCGGTAGCCTTGCGGTGCAGGGTGGCCCAATTGAATGGATTGGTCTCCACCGTCATCACCACGCCTACTCTGATCACGACGTCGATCATCATAGCTCAACCAAAGGCTTTTTCTGGAGCCACATGGTGTGGATGTTCTATGACGTTCCTGCCAAGCAAGAAATTCCTCGTTTTACAAAAGATATTTCTAGCGATCCAGTTTACGTATTCCTAGAAAACTATTTCCTCTTGGTGCAACTGGCTTTAGCTGTTGTGTTCTACTTGCTAGGCGGTTGGCCCTTTGTGATTTGGGGCATTTTTGTGCGCCTCGTCACGGTCTATCACATTACCTGGTTTGTGAATAGCGCCACTCATAAATTTGGCTACCGCAGCCATGAGTCAGGCGATCGCTCTACCAATTGCTGGTGGGTGGCGCTTCTGGCCTTTGGTGAGGGCTGGCATAATAATCACCATGCATATCAATATTCGGCGCGCCATGGACTAGAGTGGTGGGAAATTGACGTGACGTGGATGATCATTCAACTTTTAGCGGCACTAGGCTTGGCTACCAAAATTAAGCTACCGCCGACCTTGCAAAACTCAAAATCTGTTTAAGTTGTTCAAGACTGCGTATTAGATACACGTTCAATACGCGCAAGATTCATGCAGAGAAGCCATCTTCTCTGCATTTTTTATGGGAATATTTCATGGACTTACGAGAAGAACGTGAGCTCGACGGGCGTGCTGATGCTCACCCTGAGCTGATCGAAGGTTAGGAGATGGGCTGCGATCGCTCAGCCCGAAGGTTGCATCTGCCTTGTCTGTGCTGTTAGGTGCAGCCGTAACGCAATGTCTTGCAGGAACTTATGCGTTACGGCTTCGCCTAACGCATTCTACCCATTCATCGTTTCTTGACGATGTAAAAACTCCCCAGGCAGGATTCGAACCTGCGACCAATCGATTAACAGTCGACCGCTCTACCACTGAGCTACTGAGGAACGCGAATCTAATACTAACGAAAGACGATAGCCTTTGGCAAGGGCCTAACCAGGATTTCTTTAACTATTTTTCAAAATCGCTGGGATTGGGGTGGCAGATCCGTGGGTAGCCCTAGGCGTAGCTTGGCTAATTTGGCTTGGGCGGCGGGGTCTAGGCGACTGGAGAGGAGACGTCGAGACGATGCCTTGGCGGAGGATTTCTGCCGCTGCACCCGGTGGGCGATCGCTTCAATATCTGCCAGCAATTTCTCGGCCGACATACATTCCGCGTTGTAGCCCATGACGGTGAGCTGCTGGGCGCGATCGGAGGTGGCTACAATCAAACGCTGCTCAAACCGGCGAAGGTCATGGCGAAAGGCGGCGCAGGTCTTTTCAATATAGGTGTCAGCGGTTTGGCGATAGCTGGTGTATTGAATGGCAACGTGGGGAGAAATCTGCTCTTGGCTGCCAGGATTGCCTTGATAGTGGGCGTCGAAGATGATTTGGGTGTTGTACTGCTGGTAGACGCTATAGCCTAGGAGCAGTTGGATGAGCTGATGCCTAGCTTCTTCTAAGCCCAGGCGATCGCGGGCAGATTTGAGGTCTGGCCAACTGCCGACCATGTTGTAGCCGTCGATCAGGAGAACCGCTCGAAAGGTTGGGCGTGGCATGGCAGGCGATCGCAAAGTGCGTAGGGTTAACGTATCGTCATACTCTTTAGTATAGGGTTAACCTTCGTTAAGGGGCGATCGCTTCCTAGCTGGCATGTACCATCAACTGGCGCTTCAGCCGTTCTGGATCGCCTTGATCCACCACCCGTCCTTGCTGGAGTAAAAATGCGCCATCGCAGTGATCGAGTTCTTCGAGCCGATGGGTGACCCAGAGGGCGGTAATGTTGCGTTCCTGCACCAGTTTTTTCACCTGAATCACCAAATCGGCTTGGCTGTCGGCATCTAGGAGTGCCGTGGGTTCATCTAGGAGCAAGACTTGGCAATGGCGGGCGATCGCTCCAGCAATGGCGATCCGCTGTTTCTGTCCGCCACTGAGGGCATAGATGGGGCGGCGCTTCAGGTGCAGCAACTTAACGGCAGCGAGGGCTTCATCCACCCGTTCGTGGATCTTGGGCAGCGATAAATGTTCTTCCACTAGGCTAAAGGCTACGTCGGCCCCAACCGTGGGCATCACCAATTGGTGGTCAGGATTTTGAAAGACATAGCCAATGGGCGACTGGGCCCAAATTTCACCAGACTGAGGCTGCAGTAAACCGCTGAGCAGCTTCAGCAGGGTCGATTTGCCGCTACCGTTGGTGCCCAGGAGCATCCAAAACTCTCCCTTCGGTACATCGAGGGAACACCCCTGGAGGATGGGGTGCTGCTTGTCCCAGTAAAACTGGAGATCTCGAATGGCGATCGCAGCCTCAGTCATAGTATTCCCAGCGATTACTCTGCAGTCATAGCGAAAAACCCAGGCGGCCGGCCAGATGCCGTTGCCGTGCTCGATTTCTCATACATTTGAACGGCGGAAACCTCGCTGGTTAACACCCCAATTTTT
This DNA window, taken from Candidatus Obscuribacterales bacterium, encodes the following:
- a CDS encoding fatty acid desaturase, which gives rise to MTLATSVNLKPNWPVILFMAGVHLLALLALLPSNFSWIAVCLMLVMHFVTGCLGVTLGFHRLVTHRSFQAPKWLEYILVFFGSLAVQGGPIEWIGLHRHHHAYSDHDVDHHSSTKGFFWSHMVWMFYDVPAKQEIPRFTKDISSDPVYVFLENYFLLVQLALAVVFYLLGGWPFVIWGIFVRLVTVYHITWFVNSATHKFGYRSHESGDRSTNCWWVALLAFGEGWHNNHHAYQYSARHGLEWWEIDVTWMIIQLLAALGLATKIKLPPTLQNSKSV
- a CDS encoding S1 RNA-binding domain-containing protein, producing the protein MSFSSDDFAKALEQHDYTFQRGQTVRGKVAVHDTDGVYVDVGGKATAFLPADEVWLGSFKSLDEILPIGEEREFLIIREQNADGQVTLSVRQLQIQHRWDELQEFLDDGRTTQVRVSGVNKGGLNVDVDGLRGFVPRSHLVDKGNLEGLVGRFLTVTVLEVDRDRRRLVLSERVAARAASLGRLAVGQLVEGRVVGIKPFGVFVEFEGTTGLLHINQVSKNFVESLTTLFMVGQDVKAVILDLDTVKKRIALSTKVLENYPGEMLEKPADVMREADDRMEKVRQALLQEGLLVD
- a CDS encoding NYN domain-containing protein, which codes for MPRPTFRAVLLIDGYNMVGSWPDLKSARDRLGLEEARHQLIQLLLGYSVYQQYNTQIIFDAHYQGNPGSQEQISPHVAIQYTSYRQTADTYIEKTCAAFRHDLRRFEQRLIVATSDRAQQLTVMGYNAECMSAEKLLADIEAIAHRVQRQKSSAKASSRRLLSSRLDPAAQAKLAKLRLGLPTDLPPQSQRF
- a CDS encoding methionine gamma-lyase family protein, which gives rise to MDSFAKLHEAQQALSQIFAGIDTQVKEKLRRVLTAFRHHRVGVQHFAGVTGYGHDDLGRQVIDRVFAEVMQAEAAAVRVQFVSGTHAIASALYGVLRPGDEMVSVAGAPYDTLEEVIGLRGQGQGSLQEFGVHYRELALAQDGGIDWDTLATAIRPETRLVLIQRSCGYSWRPSLAIADIETIVHLVKRQNPNTICFVDNCYGEFVEDQEPTAVGADLMAGSLIKNPGGTIVPAGGYVAGKAELVEAAACRLTAPGIGLEGGATFNQNRLILQGLFLAPQMVGEAMKGNHLVSYVFHRLGYPVNPLPLAPRRDVIQAIQLGSPEKVIAFCRAIQAHSPIDSYVTPVPAGMPGYESDLVMAGGTFIDGSTSEFSADGPLREPYVVFCQGGTHWTHVAIALEAAIDAMSAI
- a CDS encoding energy-coupling factor ABC transporter ATP-binding protein; its protein translation is MTEAAIAIRDLQFYWDKQHPILQGCSLDVPKGEFWMLLGTNGSGKSTLLKLLSGLLQPQSGEIWAQSPIGYVFQNPDHQLVMPTVGADVAFSLVEEHLSLPKIHERVDEALAAVKLLHLKRRPIYALSGGQKQRIAIAGAIARHCQVLLLDEPTALLDADSQADLVIQVKKLVQERNITALWVTHRLEELDHCDGAFLLQQGRVVDQGDPERLKRQLMVHAS